From Ficedula albicollis isolate OC2 chromosome 5, FicAlb1.5, whole genome shotgun sequence, one genomic window encodes:
- the CTTN gene encoding src substrate cortactin isoform X3 yields the protein MWKATAGHTVSVCQDDGADDWETDPDFVNDVSEKEQRWGAKTVNGSGHQEHINIHQLRENVFQEHQNLKERELQTGPKASHGYGGKFGVEQDRMDKSAVGHEYQSKLSKHCSQVDSVKGFGGKFGVQTDRVDQSAVGFEYQGKTEKHPSQKDYSKGFGGKYGVDKDKVDKSAVGFEYQGKTEKHESQKDYVKGFGGKFGVQTDRQDKCALGWDHQEKVQLHESQKDYKSGFGGKFGVQTERQDPSAVGFDYKEKLAKHESQQDYSKGFGGKYGVQKDRMDKNAATFEDIEKPTPTYQKTKPVEAVANKTSSIRANFENLAKEKEQEDRRKAEAERAQRMAREKQEQEEARRRLEEQAKAKKQTPPASPVTQVAEQKAPSSSVYEDAASYEAGSACKSSSPSYPAAQEPEAGYKAAQPDYQEAVSQREVKYEPETVYEVAGAADHYQAEENAYDEYENELGITAIALYDYQAAGDDEISFDPDDIITNIEMIDDGWWRGVCKGRYGLFPANYVELRQ from the exons ATGTGGAAGGCTACTGCAGGCCACACCGTGTCAGTCTGCCAGGATGATGGAGCTGATGACTGGGAGACAGATCCAGACTTCGTG AATGATGTGAGTGAGAAAGAACAGCGCTGGGGAGCTAAAACTGTGAATGGGTCCGGCCACCAAGAGCACATCAA TATTCATCAGCTGAGAGAGAATGTATTCCAAGAACACCAGAACCTCAAAGAGAGGGAGCTGCAAACGGGACCAAAAGCTTCCCATGGCTATGGAGGGAAGTTTGGCGTGGAACAAGATCGCATGGATAAA TCAGCTGTTGGACATGAATACCAATCCAAACTTTCTAAGCATTGCTCCCAAGTGGATTCAGTGAAAGGGTTTGGTGGCAAGTTTGGAGTACAAACCGATAGAGTTGACCAG tCAGCTGTTGGGTTTGAATATCAGGGCAAAACTGAGAAGCATCCCTCCCAAAAAG ATTATTCCAAGGGCTTTGGTGGTAAATATGGTGTCGACAAGGACAAAGTGGATAAAAGTGCTGTTGGCTTTGAATATcaaggcaaaacagaaaaacatgaatcacaaaaag ATTATGTAAAGGGCTTTGGAGGCAAGTTTGGtgtgcagacagacagacaagaCAAATGTGCCCTTGGCTGGGACCACCAGGAGAAGGTGCAGCTGCATGAGTCCCAGAAAG ACTATAAGAGTGGTTTCGGAGGGAAGTTTGGTGTACAGACAGAAAGGCAGGACCCATCTGCTGTGGGGTTTGATTACAAGGAGAAACTAGCCAAGCATGAATCTCAACAAG ATTATTCCAAAGGATTTGGAGGGAAGTATGGTGTCCAGAAGGATCGGATGGACAAG AATGCCGCTACTTTTGAAGATATTGAGAAACCGACACCCACGTATCAGAAGACCAAGCCAGTAGAAGCTG TTGCCAATAAAACAAGCAGCATCCGAGCTAACTTTGAGAACCTGGCCaaggagaaagagcaggagGATCGAAGGAAGGCAGAAGCTGAGAGAGCCCAAAGAATGGCCAGGGAGaagcaggaacaggaggaggCTCGGAGGAGACTGGAG GAGCAAGCTAAAGCCAAGAAGCAGACCCCACCAGCCTCTCCTGTCACGCAGGTGGCGGAGCAGAAGGCGCCCTCCAGCTCGGTCTATGAG GATGCAGCTTCCTACGAAGCTGGGTCAGCCTGCAAGAGCTCCAGCCCATCCTACCCTGCTGCCCAAGAGCCAGAGGCTGGCTACAAAGCGGCACAGCCAGACTACCAGGAAGCAGTGAGCCAGCGAGAGGTGAAGTACGAGCCAGAGACTGTCTATgaggtggcaggagcagcagaccACTACCAAGCAG aagaaaatgcctATGATGAGTATGAAAATGAACTTGGGATCACAGCCATAGCCCTTTACGATTACCAAGCTG CGGGTGATGACGAGATCTCCTTTGACCCCGACGACATCATCACCAACATCGAGATGATCGACGACGGCTGGTGGAGAGGGGTGTGCAAGGGCCGCTATGGCCTCTTCCCTGCCAACTATGTGGAGCTCAGGCAGTAG
- the CTTN gene encoding src substrate cortactin isoform X1 translates to MWKATAGHTVSVCQDDGADDWETDPDFVNDVSEKEQRWGAKTVNGSGHQEHINIHQLRENVFQEHQNLKERELQTGPKASHGYGGKFGVEQDRMDKSAVGHEYQSKLSKHCSQVDSVKGFGGKFGVQTDRVDQSAVGFEYQGKTEKHPSQKDYSSGFGGKYGVQADRVDKSAVGFDYLGKTEKHDSQKDYSKGFGGKYGVDKDKVDKSAVGFEYQGKTEKHESQKDYVKGFGGKFGVQTDRQDKCALGWDHQEKVQLHESQKDYKSGFGGKFGVQTERQDPSAVGFDYKEKLAKHESQQDYSKGFGGKYGVQKDRMDKNAATFEDIEKPTPTYQKTKPVEAVANKTSSIRANFENLAKEKEQEDRRKAEAERAQRMAREKQEQEEARRRLEEQAKAKKQTPPASPVTQVAEQKAPSSSVYEDAASYEAGSACKSSSPSYPAAQEPEAGYKAAQPDYQEAVSQREVKYEPETVYEVAGAADHYQAEENAYDEYENELGITAIALYDYQAAGDDEISFDPDDIITNIEMIDDGWWRGVCKGRYGLFPANYVELRQ, encoded by the exons ATGTGGAAGGCTACTGCAGGCCACACCGTGTCAGTCTGCCAGGATGATGGAGCTGATGACTGGGAGACAGATCCAGACTTCGTG AATGATGTGAGTGAGAAAGAACAGCGCTGGGGAGCTAAAACTGTGAATGGGTCCGGCCACCAAGAGCACATCAA TATTCATCAGCTGAGAGAGAATGTATTCCAAGAACACCAGAACCTCAAAGAGAGGGAGCTGCAAACGGGACCAAAAGCTTCCCATGGCTATGGAGGGAAGTTTGGCGTGGAACAAGATCGCATGGATAAA TCAGCTGTTGGACATGAATACCAATCCAAACTTTCTAAGCATTGCTCCCAAGTGGATTCAGTGAAAGGGTTTGGTGGCAAGTTTGGAGTACAAACCGATAGAGTTGACCAG tCAGCTGTTGGGTTTGAATATCAGGGCAAAACTGAGAAGCATCCCTCCCAAAAAG ACTACTCAAGTGGTTTTGGTGGAAAATACGGAGTACAGGCTGACAGAGTGGACAAGAGTGCAGTGGGGTTTGATTACCTGGGGAAAACTGAGAAACACGACTCCCAGAAGG ATTATTCCAAGGGCTTTGGTGGTAAATATGGTGTCGACAAGGACAAAGTGGATAAAAGTGCTGTTGGCTTTGAATATcaaggcaaaacagaaaaacatgaatcacaaaaag ATTATGTAAAGGGCTTTGGAGGCAAGTTTGGtgtgcagacagacagacaagaCAAATGTGCCCTTGGCTGGGACCACCAGGAGAAGGTGCAGCTGCATGAGTCCCAGAAAG ACTATAAGAGTGGTTTCGGAGGGAAGTTTGGTGTACAGACAGAAAGGCAGGACCCATCTGCTGTGGGGTTTGATTACAAGGAGAAACTAGCCAAGCATGAATCTCAACAAG ATTATTCCAAAGGATTTGGAGGGAAGTATGGTGTCCAGAAGGATCGGATGGACAAG AATGCCGCTACTTTTGAAGATATTGAGAAACCGACACCCACGTATCAGAAGACCAAGCCAGTAGAAGCTG TTGCCAATAAAACAAGCAGCATCCGAGCTAACTTTGAGAACCTGGCCaaggagaaagagcaggagGATCGAAGGAAGGCAGAAGCTGAGAGAGCCCAAAGAATGGCCAGGGAGaagcaggaacaggaggaggCTCGGAGGAGACTGGAG GAGCAAGCTAAAGCCAAGAAGCAGACCCCACCAGCCTCTCCTGTCACGCAGGTGGCGGAGCAGAAGGCGCCCTCCAGCTCGGTCTATGAG GATGCAGCTTCCTACGAAGCTGGGTCAGCCTGCAAGAGCTCCAGCCCATCCTACCCTGCTGCCCAAGAGCCAGAGGCTGGCTACAAAGCGGCACAGCCAGACTACCAGGAAGCAGTGAGCCAGCGAGAGGTGAAGTACGAGCCAGAGACTGTCTATgaggtggcaggagcagcagaccACTACCAAGCAG aagaaaatgcctATGATGAGTATGAAAATGAACTTGGGATCACAGCCATAGCCCTTTACGATTACCAAGCTG CGGGTGATGACGAGATCTCCTTTGACCCCGACGACATCATCACCAACATCGAGATGATCGACGACGGCTGGTGGAGAGGGGTGTGCAAGGGCCGCTATGGCCTCTTCCCTGCCAACTATGTGGAGCTCAGGCAGTAG
- the CTTN gene encoding src substrate cortactin isoform X5, whose translation MWKATAGHTVSVCQDDGADDWETDPDFVNDVSEKEQRWGAKTVNGSGHQEHINIHQLRENVFQEHQNLKERELQTGPKASHGYGGKFGVEQDRMDKSAVGHEYQSKLSKHCSQVDSVKGFGGKFGVQTDRVDQSAVGFEYQGKTEKHPSQKDYSKGFGGKYGVDKDKVDKSAVGFEYQGKTEKHESQKDYVKGFGGKFGVQTDRQDKCALGWDHQEKVQLHESQKDYSKGFGGKYGVQKDRMDKNAATFEDIEKPTPTYQKTKPVEAVANKTSSIRANFENLAKEKEQEDRRKAEAERAQRMAREKQEQEEARRRLEEQAKAKKQTPPASPVTQVAEQKAPSSSVYEDAASYEAGSACKSSSPSYPAAQEPEAGYKAAQPDYQEAVSQREVKYEPETVYEVAGAADHYQAEENAYDEYENELGITAIALYDYQAAGDDEISFDPDDIITNIEMIDDGWWRGVCKGRYGLFPANYVELRQ comes from the exons ATGTGGAAGGCTACTGCAGGCCACACCGTGTCAGTCTGCCAGGATGATGGAGCTGATGACTGGGAGACAGATCCAGACTTCGTG AATGATGTGAGTGAGAAAGAACAGCGCTGGGGAGCTAAAACTGTGAATGGGTCCGGCCACCAAGAGCACATCAA TATTCATCAGCTGAGAGAGAATGTATTCCAAGAACACCAGAACCTCAAAGAGAGGGAGCTGCAAACGGGACCAAAAGCTTCCCATGGCTATGGAGGGAAGTTTGGCGTGGAACAAGATCGCATGGATAAA TCAGCTGTTGGACATGAATACCAATCCAAACTTTCTAAGCATTGCTCCCAAGTGGATTCAGTGAAAGGGTTTGGTGGCAAGTTTGGAGTACAAACCGATAGAGTTGACCAG tCAGCTGTTGGGTTTGAATATCAGGGCAAAACTGAGAAGCATCCCTCCCAAAAAG ATTATTCCAAGGGCTTTGGTGGTAAATATGGTGTCGACAAGGACAAAGTGGATAAAAGTGCTGTTGGCTTTGAATATcaaggcaaaacagaaaaacatgaatcacaaaaag ATTATGTAAAGGGCTTTGGAGGCAAGTTTGGtgtgcagacagacagacaagaCAAATGTGCCCTTGGCTGGGACCACCAGGAGAAGGTGCAGCTGCATGAGTCCCAGAAAG ATTATTCCAAAGGATTTGGAGGGAAGTATGGTGTCCAGAAGGATCGGATGGACAAG AATGCCGCTACTTTTGAAGATATTGAGAAACCGACACCCACGTATCAGAAGACCAAGCCAGTAGAAGCTG TTGCCAATAAAACAAGCAGCATCCGAGCTAACTTTGAGAACCTGGCCaaggagaaagagcaggagGATCGAAGGAAGGCAGAAGCTGAGAGAGCCCAAAGAATGGCCAGGGAGaagcaggaacaggaggaggCTCGGAGGAGACTGGAG GAGCAAGCTAAAGCCAAGAAGCAGACCCCACCAGCCTCTCCTGTCACGCAGGTGGCGGAGCAGAAGGCGCCCTCCAGCTCGGTCTATGAG GATGCAGCTTCCTACGAAGCTGGGTCAGCCTGCAAGAGCTCCAGCCCATCCTACCCTGCTGCCCAAGAGCCAGAGGCTGGCTACAAAGCGGCACAGCCAGACTACCAGGAAGCAGTGAGCCAGCGAGAGGTGAAGTACGAGCCAGAGACTGTCTATgaggtggcaggagcagcagaccACTACCAAGCAG aagaaaatgcctATGATGAGTATGAAAATGAACTTGGGATCACAGCCATAGCCCTTTACGATTACCAAGCTG CGGGTGATGACGAGATCTCCTTTGACCCCGACGACATCATCACCAACATCGAGATGATCGACGACGGCTGGTGGAGAGGGGTGTGCAAGGGCCGCTATGGCCTCTTCCCTGCCAACTATGTGGAGCTCAGGCAGTAG
- the CTTN gene encoding src substrate cortactin isoform X2, protein MWKATAGHTVSVCQDDGADDWETDPDFVNDVSEKEQRWGAKTVNGSGHQEHINIHQLRENVFQEHQNLKERELQTGPKASHGYGGKFGVEQDRMDKSAVGHEYQSKLSKHCSQVDSVKGFGGKFGVQTDRVDQSAVGFEYQGKTEKHPSQKDYSSGFGGKYGVQADRVDKSAVGFDYLGKTEKHDSQKDYSKGFGGKYGVDKDKVDKSAVGFEYQGKTEKHESQKDYVKGFGGKFGVQTDRQDKCALGWDHQEKVQLHESQKDYKSGFGGKFGVQTERQDPSAVGFDYKEKLAKHESQQDYSKGFGGKYGVQKDRMDKNAATFEDIEKPTPTYQKTKPVEAVANKTSSIRANFENLAKEKEQEDRRKAEAERAQRMAREKQEQEEARRRLEDAASYEAGSACKSSSPSYPAAQEPEAGYKAAQPDYQEAVSQREVKYEPETVYEVAGAADHYQAEENAYDEYENELGITAIALYDYQAAGDDEISFDPDDIITNIEMIDDGWWRGVCKGRYGLFPANYVELRQ, encoded by the exons ATGTGGAAGGCTACTGCAGGCCACACCGTGTCAGTCTGCCAGGATGATGGAGCTGATGACTGGGAGACAGATCCAGACTTCGTG AATGATGTGAGTGAGAAAGAACAGCGCTGGGGAGCTAAAACTGTGAATGGGTCCGGCCACCAAGAGCACATCAA TATTCATCAGCTGAGAGAGAATGTATTCCAAGAACACCAGAACCTCAAAGAGAGGGAGCTGCAAACGGGACCAAAAGCTTCCCATGGCTATGGAGGGAAGTTTGGCGTGGAACAAGATCGCATGGATAAA TCAGCTGTTGGACATGAATACCAATCCAAACTTTCTAAGCATTGCTCCCAAGTGGATTCAGTGAAAGGGTTTGGTGGCAAGTTTGGAGTACAAACCGATAGAGTTGACCAG tCAGCTGTTGGGTTTGAATATCAGGGCAAAACTGAGAAGCATCCCTCCCAAAAAG ACTACTCAAGTGGTTTTGGTGGAAAATACGGAGTACAGGCTGACAGAGTGGACAAGAGTGCAGTGGGGTTTGATTACCTGGGGAAAACTGAGAAACACGACTCCCAGAAGG ATTATTCCAAGGGCTTTGGTGGTAAATATGGTGTCGACAAGGACAAAGTGGATAAAAGTGCTGTTGGCTTTGAATATcaaggcaaaacagaaaaacatgaatcacaaaaag ATTATGTAAAGGGCTTTGGAGGCAAGTTTGGtgtgcagacagacagacaagaCAAATGTGCCCTTGGCTGGGACCACCAGGAGAAGGTGCAGCTGCATGAGTCCCAGAAAG ACTATAAGAGTGGTTTCGGAGGGAAGTTTGGTGTACAGACAGAAAGGCAGGACCCATCTGCTGTGGGGTTTGATTACAAGGAGAAACTAGCCAAGCATGAATCTCAACAAG ATTATTCCAAAGGATTTGGAGGGAAGTATGGTGTCCAGAAGGATCGGATGGACAAG AATGCCGCTACTTTTGAAGATATTGAGAAACCGACACCCACGTATCAGAAGACCAAGCCAGTAGAAGCTG TTGCCAATAAAACAAGCAGCATCCGAGCTAACTTTGAGAACCTGGCCaaggagaaagagcaggagGATCGAAGGAAGGCAGAAGCTGAGAGAGCCCAAAGAATGGCCAGGGAGaagcaggaacaggaggaggCTCGGAGGAGACTGGAG GATGCAGCTTCCTACGAAGCTGGGTCAGCCTGCAAGAGCTCCAGCCCATCCTACCCTGCTGCCCAAGAGCCAGAGGCTGGCTACAAAGCGGCACAGCCAGACTACCAGGAAGCAGTGAGCCAGCGAGAGGTGAAGTACGAGCCAGAGACTGTCTATgaggtggcaggagcagcagaccACTACCAAGCAG aagaaaatgcctATGATGAGTATGAAAATGAACTTGGGATCACAGCCATAGCCCTTTACGATTACCAAGCTG CGGGTGATGACGAGATCTCCTTTGACCCCGACGACATCATCACCAACATCGAGATGATCGACGACGGCTGGTGGAGAGGGGTGTGCAAGGGCCGCTATGGCCTCTTCCCTGCCAACTATGTGGAGCTCAGGCAGTAG
- the CTTN gene encoding src substrate cortactin isoform X4: MWKATAGHTVSVCQDDGADDWETDPDFVNDVSEKEQRWGAKTVNGSGHQEHINIHQLRENVFQEHQNLKERELQTGPKASHGYGGKFGVEQDRMDKSAVGHEYQSKLSKHCSQVDSVKGFGGKFGVQTDRVDQSAVGFEYQGKTEKHPSQKDYSSGFGGKYGVQADRVDKSAVGFDYLGKTEKHDSQKDYSKGFGGKYGVDKDKVDKSAVGFEYQGKTEKHESQKDYVKGFGGKFGVQTDRQDKCALGWDHQEKVQLHESQKDYSKGFGGKYGVQKDRMDKNAATFEDIEKPTPTYQKTKPVEAVANKTSSIRANFENLAKEKEQEDRRKAEAERAQRMAREKQEQEEARRRLEEQAKAKKQTPPASPVTQVAEQKAPSSSVYEDAASYEAGSACKSSSPSYPAAQEPEAGYKAAQPDYQEAVSQREVKYEPETVYEVAGAADHYQAEENAYDEYENELGITAIALYDYQAAGDDEISFDPDDIITNIEMIDDGWWRGVCKGRYGLFPANYVELRQ, encoded by the exons ATGTGGAAGGCTACTGCAGGCCACACCGTGTCAGTCTGCCAGGATGATGGAGCTGATGACTGGGAGACAGATCCAGACTTCGTG AATGATGTGAGTGAGAAAGAACAGCGCTGGGGAGCTAAAACTGTGAATGGGTCCGGCCACCAAGAGCACATCAA TATTCATCAGCTGAGAGAGAATGTATTCCAAGAACACCAGAACCTCAAAGAGAGGGAGCTGCAAACGGGACCAAAAGCTTCCCATGGCTATGGAGGGAAGTTTGGCGTGGAACAAGATCGCATGGATAAA TCAGCTGTTGGACATGAATACCAATCCAAACTTTCTAAGCATTGCTCCCAAGTGGATTCAGTGAAAGGGTTTGGTGGCAAGTTTGGAGTACAAACCGATAGAGTTGACCAG tCAGCTGTTGGGTTTGAATATCAGGGCAAAACTGAGAAGCATCCCTCCCAAAAAG ACTACTCAAGTGGTTTTGGTGGAAAATACGGAGTACAGGCTGACAGAGTGGACAAGAGTGCAGTGGGGTTTGATTACCTGGGGAAAACTGAGAAACACGACTCCCAGAAGG ATTATTCCAAGGGCTTTGGTGGTAAATATGGTGTCGACAAGGACAAAGTGGATAAAAGTGCTGTTGGCTTTGAATATcaaggcaaaacagaaaaacatgaatcacaaaaag ATTATGTAAAGGGCTTTGGAGGCAAGTTTGGtgtgcagacagacagacaagaCAAATGTGCCCTTGGCTGGGACCACCAGGAGAAGGTGCAGCTGCATGAGTCCCAGAAAG ATTATTCCAAAGGATTTGGAGGGAAGTATGGTGTCCAGAAGGATCGGATGGACAAG AATGCCGCTACTTTTGAAGATATTGAGAAACCGACACCCACGTATCAGAAGACCAAGCCAGTAGAAGCTG TTGCCAATAAAACAAGCAGCATCCGAGCTAACTTTGAGAACCTGGCCaaggagaaagagcaggagGATCGAAGGAAGGCAGAAGCTGAGAGAGCCCAAAGAATGGCCAGGGAGaagcaggaacaggaggaggCTCGGAGGAGACTGGAG GAGCAAGCTAAAGCCAAGAAGCAGACCCCACCAGCCTCTCCTGTCACGCAGGTGGCGGAGCAGAAGGCGCCCTCCAGCTCGGTCTATGAG GATGCAGCTTCCTACGAAGCTGGGTCAGCCTGCAAGAGCTCCAGCCCATCCTACCCTGCTGCCCAAGAGCCAGAGGCTGGCTACAAAGCGGCACAGCCAGACTACCAGGAAGCAGTGAGCCAGCGAGAGGTGAAGTACGAGCCAGAGACTGTCTATgaggtggcaggagcagcagaccACTACCAAGCAG aagaaaatgcctATGATGAGTATGAAAATGAACTTGGGATCACAGCCATAGCCCTTTACGATTACCAAGCTG CGGGTGATGACGAGATCTCCTTTGACCCCGACGACATCATCACCAACATCGAGATGATCGACGACGGCTGGTGGAGAGGGGTGTGCAAGGGCCGCTATGGCCTCTTCCCTGCCAACTATGTGGAGCTCAGGCAGTAG